In Streptobacillus felis, the following are encoded in one genomic region:
- a CDS encoding alpha-amylase family glycosyl hydrolase, producing the protein MKKNLLILLSLLTLIFSCGKVKEHENTLEDKIAKSGIYYEIFVRSFADSNGDGIGDLNGIKTKLPELKELGVEGLWLTPIFSSPSYHKYDVTDYYNIDPEYGTIEDFKELVKSSHDLGIKVIIDLPVNHTSSEHPWFKDVVSNKDSEYRKFYRIEKNDNPNIDFKAAPLGGTAWHKLNDDEKYFGIFWGGMPDLNLEEKEVRKELHKISKFWVDEVHIDGYRIDAAPHAYGKGEYSKEINVLEANLKWWSEFRNELIKTKKDIYIVGEVWTAPEIVAKYFTVFDSNFNFELSENAIFNALIRESARELSSKLTRIYGLYEKSNAEFIDAPFLTNHDQSRLSEKLPDLERQKVAASILLTLPGNPYIYYGEELGMKGRKPDELIREPYIWNDEFQTSWEAIELNTETVDYHSQKNNPDSLLNHYKLWINIRKENDEIRYGKFEAVETDNNKVFSYKMKYKESEKLLLHNLSNKEQKVNIEGKEYLLNSYESKVI; encoded by the coding sequence ATGAAAAAGAATTTATTAATTTTATTAAGTTTGTTAACTTTAATATTTAGTTGTGGAAAAGTTAAGGAACATGAGAATACTTTAGAGGATAAAATAGCTAAATCAGGAATATATTATGAAATTTTCGTTAGATCTTTTGCAGATTCTAATGGTGATGGTATAGGTGATTTAAATGGTATTAAAACTAAACTTCCTGAGTTAAAGGAATTAGGTGTTGAGGGCCTTTGGTTAACTCCAATATTCTCATCTCCTAGTTATCATAAATACGATGTTACTGATTACTATAACATAGATCCTGAATATGGAACTATAGAAGACTTTAAAGAACTTGTTAAATCAAGTCATGATTTAGGTATTAAGGTGATAATAGACTTACCTGTTAATCATACTAGTAGTGAACATCCTTGGTTTAAAGATGTAGTATCAAATAAGGATAGTGAATATAGAAAATTCTATAGAATAGAAAAAAATGATAATCCTAATATTGATTTTAAAGCTGCGCCTCTTGGTGGAACTGCTTGGCATAAATTAAATGATGATGAAAAATATTTTGGAATCTTCTGGGGAGGTATGCCTGATTTAAATTTAGAGGAAAAAGAGGTAAGAAAAGAATTACATAAAATATCAAAATTTTGGGTAGATGAAGTTCATATAGATGGATATAGAATAGATGCAGCACCTCATGCTTATGGTAAAGGTGAATATTCAAAAGAAATCAATGTCCTTGAAGCAAATTTAAAATGGTGGTCAGAATTTAGAAATGAACTTATTAAAACTAAGAAAGACATATACATAGTTGGAGAAGTATGGACTGCACCTGAAATAGTTGCTAAATACTTTACTGTATTTGATTCTAACTTTAATTTTGAACTTTCAGAAAATGCTATATTTAATGCTTTAATTAGAGAAAGTGCAAGAGAACTTTCATCAAAATTAACTAGAATTTATGGACTTTATGAAAAAAGTAATGCAGAATTTATAGATGCACCATTCTTAACTAACCATGATCAAAGTAGACTTTCTGAAAAATTACCTGATTTGGAAAGACAAAAAGTAGCTGCAAGTATATTACTTACTTTACCTGGAAATCCATATATTTACTATGGTGAAGAATTAGGTATGAAGGGAAGAAAACCTGATGAATTAATTAGAGAGCCATATATATGGAATGATGAATTCCAAACTAGTTGGGAAGCTATAGAGCTTAATACTGAGACAGTAGATTACCATAGCCAAAAAAATAATCCGGATTCATTATTAAATCACTATAAATTATGGATAAATATTAGAAAAGAAAATGATGAAATTAGATATGGTAAATTTGAGGCAGTGGAAACTGATAATAATAAGGTATTTTCGTATAAGATGAAGTATAAGGAAAGTGAAAAATTATTATTACATAACCTATCTAATAAAGAACAAAAAGTTAATATAGAAGGAAAAGAATACTTGTTAAATTCTTATGAAAGCAAGGTAATATAA